A single window of Bradyrhizobium daqingense DNA harbors:
- a CDS encoding c-type cytochrome, with product MQSRPQSSPSPWLHAIAGGALALLLFAPSSLAQQPASGEAGHQAFNNSCRTCHSMKEGDNRLGPNLNKIVGRKAGSLPNYNYSSSMKEAGFNWDQDKLTRFMVKPDEVVSGHKMQPYGGISADEAAKVVAYLAAAGGQ from the coding sequence ATGCAATCACGCCCGCAATCCTCGCCAAGCCCATGGCTGCACGCCATCGCCGGCGGAGCACTGGCGTTGCTGTTGTTCGCGCCCTCTTCGCTTGCGCAGCAGCCGGCGAGCGGTGAGGCCGGTCACCAAGCCTTCAACAATTCCTGCCGCACCTGCCACTCCATGAAGGAAGGCGACAACCGCCTCGGCCCCAACCTCAACAAGATCGTCGGCCGCAAGGCCGGCTCGCTGCCGAACTACAACTACTCGTCCTCGATGAAAGAGGCCGGCTTCAACTGGGACCAGGACAAGCTCACGCGCTTCATGGTGAAGCCGGACGAGGTCGTGTCCGGTCACAAGATGCAGCCCTATGGCGGCATCTCGGCGGATGAGGCGGCGAAGGTGGTGGCTTATTTGGCGGCGGCGGGCGGGCAATAA